A genomic window from Acidobacteriota bacterium includes:
- a CDS encoding isochorismatase family protein: MALPSITSYPLPTQHDLPPSRVSWRLRPDSAALLVHDMQGYFVRAFPADAAPMPGVIANIAALIARCDGLGIPVFYTAQPGRQDPLERGLQQDFWGPGMSSAPEDQHVIAALAPRPADTVLTKWRYSAFQRSDFEQRLRARGRSQLMIAGVFAHIGCLITAADAFMREVQPFLVADAVADFSRAHHDRALVQVAACSGVVLSTAQTLAVLHDSTAAAR, encoded by the coding sequence ATGGCCCTGCCGAGCATCACGTCATATCCGCTGCCCACGCAGCACGATCTGCCACCGTCGCGTGTGTCCTGGCGCCTGCGGCCGGACTCGGCGGCGCTTCTCGTCCACGACATGCAGGGCTACTTCGTGCGCGCGTTCCCAGCGGATGCCGCGCCGATGCCCGGCGTGATCGCCAACATCGCGGCGCTCATCGCGCGCTGCGACGGGCTGGGGATACCTGTCTTCTACACGGCACAACCAGGCAGGCAGGACCCGCTCGAACGCGGCCTCCAGCAGGACTTCTGGGGACCGGGGATGTCGTCGGCGCCGGAGGACCAGCACGTGATCGCGGCGCTCGCCCCGCGGCCGGCCGACACGGTGCTGACCAAGTGGCGGTACAGCGCCTTCCAGCGCAGCGACTTCGAGCAGCGCCTGCGTGCGCGCGGCCGATCGCAGCTGATGATCGCCGGCGTGTTCGCGCACATCGGCTGCCTGATCACCGCGGCTGACGCGTTCATGCGCGAGGTGCAGCCGTTCTTGGTCGCCGATGCCGTGGCAGACTTCTCGCGTGCGCATCACGACCGTGCGCTGGTGCAGGTGGCGGCGTGCAGCGGCGTGGTGCTGTCGACCGCGCAGACACTCGCCGTACTCCATGACTCGACCGCCGCGGCGCGCTGA
- a CDS encoding alpha/beta hydrolase: protein MGSSPLGLDGVLDRRLVDASGREHRVLVAGPSAPPPDSGYPLVVLLDAQHGFGTIVEGIRLRARRPDATGVGPAIVVGLNPIVENADRHARRVFDYTPWPGPDADPHAVDLASGGAAAFLRFLEGQVLPPVEAQYPIDASHRVLIGHSLAGLFTLWALSVGAPFTAYVSVSPSLWWNATALRDVLTRRVANDADIRRVMLTVGEYEQRRAPWQPAAGITDDALRRRIDRRMVEHAFETASIVTAAGHVVDYHVFEGEDHASVLALTLARALRFTLPPACRMAATPWSPIGDRTLVSRSSEGS, encoded by the coding sequence ATGGGCAGCAGCCCGTTAGGCCTCGACGGCGTCCTCGATCGCCGGCTCGTCGACGCGTCAGGTCGCGAGCACCGCGTGCTCGTGGCGGGGCCGAGCGCGCCGCCGCCCGATTCGGGCTATCCCCTCGTGGTGCTGCTCGATGCGCAGCACGGGTTCGGCACGATCGTCGAAGGCATACGGCTGCGTGCACGGCGTCCCGACGCGACGGGCGTTGGCCCTGCCATTGTCGTGGGCCTGAATCCCATCGTCGAGAATGCCGATCGGCACGCACGACGCGTGTTCGACTACACGCCGTGGCCGGGGCCTGACGCGGATCCGCATGCCGTCGATCTCGCGTCGGGCGGTGCGGCTGCGTTCCTGCGGTTCCTCGAGGGGCAGGTGCTGCCGCCCGTCGAGGCGCAGTATCCGATCGATGCCTCGCATCGCGTGCTGATCGGACATTCGCTCGCGGGACTGTTCACGTTGTGGGCGCTGTCGGTCGGTGCGCCGTTCACGGCCTACGTGTCAGTGAGCCCGTCGCTCTGGTGGAACGCCACCGCGTTGCGCGACGTGCTCACGCGTCGCGTGGCGAACGATGCCGACATCCGTCGCGTGATGCTCACCGTTGGCGAATACGAACAGCGGCGCGCGCCCTGGCAACCGGCCGCGGGCATCACCGACGACGCGCTGCGGCGCCGAATCGATCGCCGCATGGTCGAACACGCGTTCGAGACCGCGTCGATCGTCACGGCGGCCGGGCACGTCGTCGATTACCACGTCTTCGAGGGCGAGGATCACGCCTCAGTGCTCGCGCTCACGCTGGCTCGCGCGCTGCGGTTCACGCTGCCGCCGGCCTGTCGCATGGCGGCAACACCGTGGTCGCCCATCGGCGATCGCACGCTCGTCTCACGGAGTTCGGAAGGGTCATGA
- a CDS encoding isochorismatase, with product MAPSSLQGMLDDVAQLLDVPADEIDVDDNLVDHGLDSIRLMQLAQRWQDAGLPVSFPVLAERPQISHWWTLASAGSSSS from the coding sequence ATGGCTCCCTCCTCCCTGCAGGGCATGCTCGACGATGTGGCGCAGTTGCTCGACGTTCCCGCCGACGAGATCGACGTGGACGACAACCTCGTCGATCACGGTCTCGATTCCATTCGCCTGATGCAGCTGGCACAGCGTTGGCAGGACGCCGGGCTACCCGTGAGCTTCCCCGTGCTTGCCGAGCGTCCGCAGATCTCGCACTGGTGGACGTTGGCGTCGGCGGGTTCATCGTCGTCATGA
- a CDS encoding AMP-binding protein, with amino-acid sequence MNRAIVRQVWPEAFAQRYRTAGYWRGETFGAWLRERAHAHPDRLAIVGGDTRWTYGEFDALVDRYACGFLDRGIAPGDRVLVQLPNVATFFPVVFGMFRAGILPVFCLPAHRETEMSHFARVAEAVGYVGITRWAGFEYGPMVAAVQANAPALTHVLWDGVDVPEGASLADLAQTPPQTLPERDPSEAAFLQLSGGSTGLSKLIPRTHDDYIYSLRRSVAICELDASTIYLAALPAAHNFTMSSPGTFGTLYAGGRVVLSPSPSPDEAFALIERERVTITAVVPPLALVWLDAVPTSTRDLSSLRVLQIGGAKLIPEVARRVEPTLGCTLQQVFGMAEGLVNYTELDAPEHIKVHTQGRPMSPDDEVRVVDDDGAPAAMGTPGHLLTRGPYTIRAYHNDPAANARSFTDDGFYRTGDIVSRDQQGYLTVLGRATDHINRGGEKVSAEEIEDHLLAHPQVHDAAVVAVPDPFLGERSCAFVIAREPRPTAPQIKAWMRTRGVAAFKVPDQVVFVDAFPATGVGKTSRKDLRAALRAGTTTS; translated from the coding sequence GTGAATCGAGCGATTGTCAGGCAGGTCTGGCCGGAGGCGTTCGCCCAACGGTACAGGACCGCGGGGTACTGGCGCGGCGAGACGTTCGGCGCATGGCTGCGCGAGCGGGCGCACGCGCACCCGGACCGCCTGGCGATCGTCGGCGGCGACACGCGGTGGACGTACGGTGAGTTCGACGCGCTCGTCGACCGGTACGCGTGCGGGTTCCTCGACAGGGGGATCGCGCCCGGCGATCGCGTGCTCGTGCAACTGCCGAACGTGGCGACGTTCTTCCCCGTCGTGTTCGGCATGTTCCGCGCCGGCATCCTGCCGGTCTTCTGTCTGCCGGCCCACCGCGAGACCGAGATGTCGCACTTCGCGCGCGTCGCCGAGGCGGTGGGCTACGTCGGCATCACGCGATGGGCAGGCTTCGAGTACGGACCGATGGTCGCCGCCGTGCAGGCCAACGCGCCGGCATTGACGCATGTGCTGTGGGATGGCGTCGACGTTCCTGAAGGAGCGTCGCTCGCCGACCTCGCGCAGACGCCGCCGCAGACGCTGCCCGAACGAGACCCGTCGGAAGCCGCGTTCCTGCAGTTGTCGGGCGGCAGCACCGGGTTGTCGAAGCTGATTCCCCGCACGCACGACGACTACATCTACTCGCTGCGCCGGAGCGTGGCGATCTGCGAGCTCGACGCATCGACGATCTACCTTGCCGCCCTGCCGGCGGCGCACAACTTCACCATGAGCTCGCCCGGTACGTTCGGCACGCTGTATGCCGGGGGACGCGTGGTGCTCAGTCCGTCGCCGAGCCCCGACGAGGCATTCGCGCTGATCGAGCGCGAACGCGTGACGATCACCGCCGTCGTCCCGCCACTGGCGCTCGTGTGGCTCGATGCCGTGCCCACGAGCACGCGGGATCTCTCGAGCCTGCGCGTGCTGCAGATCGGTGGCGCGAAGCTGATTCCCGAAGTAGCGCGACGTGTCGAGCCGACGCTGGGCTGCACGCTGCAACAGGTGTTCGGCATGGCCGAAGGCCTGGTCAACTACACGGAACTCGACGCCCCCGAACACATCAAGGTCCACACGCAGGGGCGGCCGATGTCGCCCGACGATGAAGTACGCGTCGTGGACGATGATGGTGCGCCGGCCGCGATGGGGACGCCTGGGCACCTGCTCACGCGTGGACCGTACACCATTCGCGCGTACCACAACGATCCCGCTGCCAACGCACGGTCGTTCACCGATGACGGGTTCTATCGCACGGGCGACATCGTCTCGCGCGACCAACAGGGCTACCTGACGGTGCTGGGCCGCGCGACCGACCACATCAACCGCGGCGGCGAGAAGGTGTCCGCCGAGGAGATCGAGGATCACCTGCTCGCGCACCCGCAGGTGCACGACGCCGCCGTGGTCGCGGTACCAGACCCGTTTCTCGGCGAGCGCAGTTGCGCGTTCGTCATCGCCCGCGAACCTCGTCCCACGGCTCCTCAGATCAAGGCGTGGATGCGCACGCGCGGCGTCGCGGCCTTCAAGGTCCCCGACCAGGTGGTGTTCGTGGATGCGTTTCCCGCCACGGGTGTCGGCAAGACCAGCCGCAAGGACCTCCGCGCCGCGCTGCGCGCCGGAACGACCACTTCCTGA
- a CDS encoding ABC transporter substrate-binding protein — MTRLIVCVRQALVAALVLVVGCAVVEAQPARTVQDLRGRSVTLKRPATRLLIDDGRYMLALALMHQNPGSIVAAWPHDTNRLGASAYKQLLSRQPSLGTLPRVASSAGTFSLEGALAARPDVALFTLGHGPTDAQVKQLESAGIVVVFIDFFTQPAANLERSLLVLGTVVGRETQAQAFVAYRREHVARIRDRVAASKAPRPKVFVEAHAGMSAECCNSLGKGNVGDYVTLVGGHNIGGDVIPGAFGRLNVEYVLAQNPAVYIATGGPHLEKTGGLVVGPGYSTERARASLGAMTQRPVLSQLGAVKAGRVYGLSHQLLNSPLDLVAVEALAVWIRPDLFKDLDPSATLAEINRRFLAFPIEGEQWVALR; from the coding sequence ATGACGCGTTTGATCGTGTGTGTTCGTCAGGCGCTGGTCGCAGCGCTCGTACTGGTGGTTGGCTGCGCGGTCGTCGAGGCGCAGCCGGCGCGGACGGTGCAGGATCTGCGCGGCCGGTCGGTGACGCTGAAGCGCCCCGCCACGCGTCTGCTGATCGACGACGGGCGGTACATGCTCGCGCTCGCGCTGATGCACCAGAACCCGGGCTCGATCGTCGCGGCGTGGCCGCACGACACGAACCGGTTGGGCGCGTCGGCGTACAAGCAGCTGCTGTCGCGGCAGCCGTCGCTCGGCACGCTCCCTCGGGTGGCGAGCTCTGCCGGCACGTTCTCGCTCGAAGGCGCGCTCGCCGCGCGGCCGGACGTCGCGCTGTTCACGCTCGGACACGGGCCGACTGACGCGCAGGTGAAGCAGCTCGAGTCTGCTGGCATCGTCGTCGTGTTCATCGACTTCTTCACGCAACCGGCGGCCAACCTCGAGCGCAGCCTGCTGGTGCTGGGCACCGTCGTCGGACGCGAGACGCAGGCGCAGGCGTTCGTGGCGTATCGCCGCGAGCACGTCGCGCGCATCAGGGATCGCGTAGCCGCGTCGAAGGCCCCGCGCCCGAAGGTCTTCGTCGAGGCGCACGCCGGGATGTCCGCCGAGTGCTGCAACTCGCTCGGCAAAGGCAACGTGGGCGACTACGTCACGCTCGTCGGCGGCCACAACATCGGTGGCGATGTGATCCCCGGTGCGTTCGGCCGGCTCAACGTCGAGTACGTGCTGGCGCAGAACCCTGCCGTCTACATTGCGACGGGTGGTCCGCACCTCGAGAAGACGGGTGGGCTCGTGGTCGGCCCTGGTTACTCGACCGAGCGCGCGCGCGCGTCGCTCGGCGCGATGACGCAACGGCCCGTGCTCTCGCAGCTCGGCGCCGTGAAGGCCGGACGCGTGTACGGACTGTCGCATCAGCTGCTCAACTCGCCGCTCGACCTCGTTGCCGTCGAGGCCCTCGCGGTGTGGATCCGTCCGGATCTGTTCAAGGACCTCGACCCGTCTGCCACGCTCGCCGAGATCAATCGCCGCTTCCTGGCGTTCCCGATCGAAGGTGAGCAATGGGTGGCGCTGCGCTGA
- a CDS encoding YncE family protein: protein MAITSIAFTAAASAQAPARPPAAEAPAVAPRPLVKPATPSVVKTSKAGAGVYELAASPSTGIVYVAAVGKRGEEGGAKILGLDETTLEVKKTIDVSAAPAFGVGINDKTQKLYTTNTRNGNVSAIDLKTGQTVATIALEGSPKAHVFRALVDESRNVVYISETAGRVWVIDGATDKLVGTVEGVGKMTVGLALDSARNQLFAANLGSQDVAVIDLATKTVTSRIPVEGGRPTQMAYDAKTRRLFVSNQQTGDVAVLDVAAGKQIKAIPTGAGALGIGFSPAKNRVYVANRMAGTVSIIDAATLEVIEDVEAGTLPNTVSIDTKTNRVFVTNKAKGAPRGSTEPAPEDEGGDTVTLIVQ from the coding sequence ATGGCCATCACATCCATCGCGTTCACCGCCGCTGCGTCGGCGCAGGCTCCCGCGCGTCCGCCCGCCGCAGAGGCACCGGCCGTTGCGCCCCGTCCGCTCGTGAAGCCCGCCACGCCCTCCGTCGTGAAGACGTCGAAGGCTGGTGCCGGCGTGTACGAACTCGCCGCCAGCCCCAGCACCGGCATCGTCTACGTTGCGGCGGTGGGGAAGCGTGGCGAAGAAGGTGGCGCGAAGATCCTCGGCCTGGACGAGACGACGCTCGAGGTGAAGAAGACGATCGACGTCAGTGCCGCGCCGGCATTCGGTGTGGGCATCAACGACAAGACGCAGAAGCTGTACACGACCAACACGCGCAACGGCAACGTGTCGGCCATCGATCTGAAGACCGGTCAGACCGTTGCGACGATTGCGCTCGAAGGCTCGCCCAAGGCGCACGTGTTCCGCGCGCTGGTCGACGAGAGCAGGAATGTCGTCTACATCTCGGAGACGGCCGGCCGCGTGTGGGTGATCGACGGCGCGACGGACAAGCTGGTGGGGACGGTCGAAGGCGTGGGCAAGATGACGGTCGGCCTGGCACTCGACTCGGCGCGTAACCAGCTCTTCGCCGCCAACCTCGGATCGCAGGACGTGGCCGTGATCGACCTTGCGACAAAGACGGTGACCTCGCGCATCCCCGTCGAGGGTGGTCGTCCGACGCAGATGGCATACGACGCGAAGACGCGCCGCCTCTTCGTGTCCAACCAGCAGACGGGTGACGTTGCCGTGCTCGACGTGGCGGCGGGGAAGCAGATCAAGGCGATCCCGACCGGCGCCGGCGCGCTCGGCATCGGGTTCAGCCCGGCGAAGAACCGCGTCTACGTGGCCAACCGCATGGCGGGCACCGTCTCGATCATCGACGCCGCGACGCTCGAGGTGATCGAGGACGTCGAGGCGGGCACGCTGCCCAACACCGTGTCCATCGACACGAAGACCAACCGCGTGTTCGTCACCAACAAGGCCAAGGGCGCCCCGCGCGGCTCCACGGAACCGGCGCCCGAGGACGAGGGTGGCGACACGGTGACGCTCATCGTCCAGTGA